In a genomic window of Nocardia fluminea:
- a CDS encoding CoA transferase subunit A, with product MKTMRDKRMTLDEVVGELRSGMTIGIGGWGSRRKPMALVRALLRSDVTDLTVVTYGGPDLGLLCSAGKVRKAYYGFVSLDSAPFYDPWFAKARTEGAITVREMDEGMVKCGLQAAAARLPFLPIRAGLGSAVLDFWEGELKTVASPYPAADGRVETLVAMPALNLDASFVHLDLADKHGNAAYTGVDPYFDDLYCLAAERRYVSVDRIVETDELVKAVPQQSIILNRMLVDGVVESPGGAHFTFSGSYGRDEKFQKHYVAAAKTPESWAEFKARYLDVSEDEYQSAVATFAEEQKL from the coding sequence CGACAAGAGAATGACCCTCGACGAGGTGGTCGGCGAGCTGCGCAGCGGCATGACCATCGGCATCGGCGGCTGGGGTTCGCGGCGCAAGCCGATGGCGCTGGTGCGCGCGCTGCTGCGCTCCGATGTCACCGACCTGACCGTGGTCACCTACGGCGGTCCCGACCTGGGACTGCTGTGCTCGGCGGGCAAGGTTCGCAAGGCCTACTACGGGTTCGTCTCGCTGGATTCGGCGCCGTTCTACGACCCGTGGTTCGCGAAGGCGCGCACCGAGGGCGCGATCACCGTGCGCGAGATGGACGAGGGCATGGTGAAGTGCGGCCTGCAAGCGGCCGCCGCACGACTGCCCTTCCTGCCGATCCGGGCCGGGCTCGGATCGGCAGTGCTCGACTTCTGGGAGGGCGAGCTGAAGACCGTCGCGTCGCCGTACCCCGCCGCCGACGGCCGCGTCGAGACCCTGGTCGCCATGCCCGCGCTGAACCTCGACGCGTCGTTCGTGCACCTGGACCTGGCCGACAAGCACGGCAACGCGGCCTACACGGGCGTCGATCCGTACTTCGACGATCTGTACTGCCTGGCTGCCGAGCGCCGCTACGTCTCGGTGGATCGCATCGTCGAGACCGACGAACTGGTGAAAGCCGTTCCGCAGCAGTCGATCATCCTCAACCGCATGCTGGTCGACGGTGTGGTCGAGTCGCCCGGTGGCGCGCACTTCACCTTCTCCGGCAGCTACGGGCGCGACGAGAAGTTCCAGAAGCACTACGTGGCGGCCGCGAAGACGCCGGAGTCGTGGGCGGAGTTCAAGGCCCGCTACCTCGACGTCTCCGAAGACGAATACCAGTCCGCCGTCGCTACTTTCGCCGAGGAGCAGAAGCTATGA